From one Streptomyces sp. N50 genomic stretch:
- a CDS encoding transposase, with protein MTDPEWAAVRPLLPVPAWFQGRGSRPEGSCHRQPLDAIRYLVAGGIPRRAMPADFPDWGRVYASSSAGGASTG; from the coding sequence ATGACGGACCCGGAGTGGGCGGCCGTGCGGCCGTTGTTGCCGGTACCCGCCTGGTTCCAGGGGCGGGGTAGCCGGCCCGAGGGCTCCTGTCACCGGCAGCCGCTGGACGCGATCCGCTACCTGGTCGCGGGCGGGATCCCGCGGCGGGCGATGCCCGCGGACTTCCCCGATTGGGGCCGGGTCTACGCCTCCTCTTCCGCCGGTGGCGCGAGCACAGGCTGA
- a CDS encoding DUF2156 domain-containing protein, with protein sequence MPSVFETLVRHSDNPSSFLALNQGNEYFRDPRFDGTCVYRRSGRHLLQFAGPFAAEEQRAGLLDAFAAQARPRRLVAVQLQRADAELYGAHGFTVNQLGASYAVDLGRFTLRGSAFVRLRNKISRARRAGLEVVEAPTAADDEVRNELDLIDRAWLRGKGGAKELRFLVGERTGLAQRHRRLFVGRIGGVAVGYISYSPVFGSRPGWLHDLSRRSPDAPPGVMEALNATAMERMSADGAGWLHFGFTPFTGLADEHELPCASRTFTRCVRLLAQHGERIYPAAAQLEYKRKWAPHVVLPEYIAFQGRPGLAAVWQLLRATRAL encoded by the coding sequence ATGCCGTCCGTCTTTGAGACCCTGGTCCGGCACAGTGACAATCCGAGTTCTTTTCTTGCCCTCAATCAGGGCAATGAATACTTCCGGGATCCGCGGTTCGACGGCACCTGCGTCTATCGCCGGTCGGGGCGTCACCTGCTGCAGTTCGCGGGGCCCTTCGCGGCGGAGGAACAGCGCGCGGGGCTGCTGGACGCCTTCGCGGCGCAGGCCCGGCCGCGGCGGCTGGTGGCCGTACAACTGCAGCGGGCGGACGCCGAGTTGTACGGGGCGCACGGGTTCACGGTGAATCAGCTCGGGGCGTCGTACGCGGTCGACCTGGGCCGGTTCACGCTGCGCGGGTCGGCCTTCGTACGGCTGCGGAACAAGATATCCAGGGCCCGTCGAGCCGGTCTCGAGGTGGTCGAGGCCCCCACCGCGGCCGACGACGAGGTGCGGAACGAGCTGGATCTGATCGACCGGGCCTGGTTGCGGGGCAAGGGCGGTGCGAAGGAACTCCGGTTCCTGGTGGGCGAGCGGACCGGGCTGGCTCAGCGGCACCGGCGGTTGTTCGTGGGGCGGATCGGCGGGGTGGCCGTCGGGTACATCAGTTACTCGCCGGTCTTCGGGAGCCGGCCGGGCTGGCTCCATGACCTCAGCCGGCGTTCTCCGGACGCTCCGCCCGGGGTGATGGAGGCGCTGAACGCGACCGCGATGGAGCGGATGTCGGCCGACGGCGCGGGCTGGCTGCACTTCGGTTTCACGCCCTTCACCGGTCTTGCCGACGAGCACGAACTGCCGTGTGCGAGCCGGACGTTCACGCGCTGCGTGCGGTTGCTCGCCCAGCACGGCGAGCGGATCTACCCGGCCGCCGCGCAGCTCGAGTACAAGCGGAAGTGGGCGCCTCATGTGGTGCTGCCCGAGTACATCGCCTTCCAGGGGCGGCCCGGTCTTGCGGCGGTGTGGCAGCTGCTGCGGGCCACGCGGGCGCTGTAG
- a CDS encoding N-acetyltransferase, translating into MSWLPDDFVHPVRVPLPDGGHHLRPIREVDTPLDYPAVMGSRERLWTIFGPAWGWPAATMTYEADQADLLRHEKEIAAHQSFNYALLDTAETALLGCVYIDPPERAGADGEISWWVVDELVGSKVEQALDALVPQWIAADWPFEQPRFLGREISWSDWLALPQHPDT; encoded by the coding sequence ATGAGCTGGCTTCCCGATGACTTCGTCCACCCCGTCCGAGTACCGCTGCCGGACGGTGGTCATCACCTGCGGCCGATCCGGGAGGTGGACACCCCGCTCGACTATCCGGCCGTGATGGGTTCACGCGAGCGGCTGTGGACCATCTTCGGCCCGGCCTGGGGCTGGCCCGCGGCCACCATGACCTACGAGGCCGACCAGGCCGACCTGCTGCGGCACGAGAAGGAGATCGCCGCCCACCAGTCCTTCAACTACGCGCTGTTGGACACGGCGGAGACAGCTCTGCTCGGCTGTGTCTACATCGACCCACCGGAGAGGGCCGGCGCCGACGGCGAGATCTCCTGGTGGGTGGTGGACGAGCTGGTGGGCAGCAAGGTCGAGCAGGCCCTCGACGCGCTGGTGCCGCAATGGATCGCCGCGGACTGGCCGTTCGAGCAGCCGCGCTTCCTCGGCCGCGAGATCTCCTGGTCGGACTGGCTCGCCCTGCCGCAGCATCCCGACACGTAA
- a CDS encoding transposase has protein sequence MNARAARAEPTTGITVAQSVRPAATVPAASRGYAGGKKVPGRKRHIVTDTLGLLLAVAVTAVNIGDRDTTAGPLMRLRRLHRAITLVRADGGCTGGLVGRCRDYETLPATSEAMIRWPMVTRMSGRPVRPLAVGRH, from the coding sequence GTGAACGCGAGGGCCGCGAGGGCCGAGCCCACTACGGGGATCACCGTCGCGCAGTCGGTGCGGCCCGCCGCGACGGTGCCGGCCGCCTCACGCGGCTACGCCGGCGGGAAGAAGGTGCCGGGCCGCAAGCGGCACATCGTGACCGACACCCTCGGCCTGCTCCTGGCCGTCGCGGTCACGGCTGTGAACATCGGCGACCGGGACACCACGGCGGGCCCGCTGATGCGGCTGCGCCGTCTGCACCGCGCCATCACCCTCGTGCGGGCCGACGGCGGCTGCACCGGCGGCCTTGTCGGCCGGTGCCGGGACTACGAGACCCTGCCCGCCACCAGCGAGGCGATGATCCGCTGGCCGATGGTCACGCGGATGAGCGGGCGTCCGGTACGGCCTTTGGCCGTCGGCCGGCACTGA